Below is a window of Candidatus Zixiibacteriota bacterium DNA.
TATCCGTCGACAACACGGCACTCGGCGCCGGAGTGTACAAGGATTCCGTGGCGATCAGCGATGGCACCGCGACCAACTCGCCGCAATACCTGGTCGTGGTCTTCGAAATCTTCTCGGCCTTTCCGGTGATTGACCCCGTGCCGGATTCCATCTATGCCATCGGTTCGGAATCGCAGAACCCGTACAACCGCATTCTGACGATTGAAAATGACGGCGGCGGGACGCTGCAGTGGTCGTTGACCAAGACCAAGCCGTGGCTGTCGCTGAGCGTCGACACCGGTTCGACGGTACAGGGCTCGCCGTCGACGGTGACGCTGTCGTTCAACCGTCTGGTCGTCGATTTCGGCAAGCAGTACGATACGATCGTGATCCACTCGACCAATGCAATCAATGCGCCGAAGCGGGTACCGGTGACGTTCTGGAAGATGGAAGTTCCGCAGAACATGTCGGTCTCAACCAGCGCGCTGAACTTCAGCAGCGTCGAGTGCGGGACCTACCCGCCGACTGCCTCCAAAACCTTCCTGATCACGCCGTTGCTGGGGACGCCGTTGCTCTACTGGCACTTGTCCTACGACGCGCCGTGGCTGAGCGCAACGCCGGGTTCCGGCAGTGGTCAACAGACGGTGACGGTCAAGGTCAATGTCACGGGGCTGGGGCCGGGCGTCTATATGGACACCATCTACGTCAGTTCCGATTTGGCGCTGGATCCGCCGAAGCAAGTCGTGGTGACGTTTACCGTGGCCGCTACCCCGGCGACGAAGGTCCTGCAACTGTCGCGCGACTCCCTGCTGTACATTTTCAAGTACACGCAGTTGGGAAGCGCGAATCAGAAGGTCTACATCTCCAACCAGCTCGGCGGCTGTGTTGATTGGGCGGCGACTTCGACGGTGCCGTTCCTGACGCCGGAACCGGCGGCCGGGACCACGGTCGATAGCGTCATGGTCCGCAGCGATCCCATCGGATTGTCGCTGGGTCGCCACACGGGTTCGATCGTGTTTACGTCGAATACCGCCTCCAATTCACCGCTGACCCTGCCGGTGGTGGTCTGGATCTACACCTTTGGCGACGCGAACGGCGATGGCATCGTAAATGTCTCGGACTGCGTCTATATCGTTAATTACATCTTCAGTGGCGGGCCGGCGCCGGTGCCGATTTTCATTACCGGTGATGTCGACTGCAACCGCCAAATCACAATCTCCGACGTGGTCTACCTGCTCAACTGGATCTTCATTGGCGGTCCGGAGCCGTGCTTGTATTAGCCTGAGCTGACGGACGCCTGGATTTGGGACTGCGGTGATTCACCGCAGTCCCTTTTTTTGGCCCTTCTGCAGCAATCCGACCCGGGCGGCCCGAAGAAAAAACTGCTTGCCGGTTGGGTTTAATTCCGTTTAATCACAGCGAACCTTGGGAGCGGGTAGCCGTGTTTGTCGGGCTGATCATACTTGCACTGGGCGTTATCTTCTTGCTTAAGAATCTGGGCGTCATTCGCGGCGACATCGGGGCTGTCCTGTGGCCGGTAGCGTTAATGGTGCTTGGACTCGGAATCTTGATCAAAAAGCGCGGCCGCGGCTAAGCGGCGCGCTCTTCCGAAATACTGCACAGGCGGTCCCGGTCCCGGGATCGACGGAGAAAGGTGATTGATGCGCGTGAATATTTATGGGTTGGTGATTGTGGCGGTGGCGGCGGGGCTGCTGTTCGTCGTTCCGAAGTTTCGCGCGCGGCTGCACGGTTTGGCGGCGAACGGCTGGACGAAAATCGTGCTCGCGCTGTGGTTGCTGGTGCTGACCGGCGTGTTGCAGTTCCTGCTCGGCTGGCCGGCGTTCGTCAATCTGTTTGTGCCGGAGCTGGTGTATTGGCTGACGGTGCTGTCGCAACTGACGATTGCCGCCGGGGCGGTGATGATGATTTGGGGGATCGGCAATATTGTCTCGTCGATGCACCAGATCGAGACGCAGAAGAGCGATGACGAAGAGTGGCGGGCGCTCTACCTGAACCTGCAGGATCTCTCGCAACAGCCGTTTTCCTTCGTTGAAATCCTGAATCTCGCCATCAATCAACTGCTGAAGCGTTCGGAATCGGACGGCGCAGCGGTTCTGCTTTACAAGGAAAATACGGAAGAGCTGATCCTGGCGGCATATTCGAATCTACCGCCGGACATTACCAAACGCATCGAGCGACTGGCCGTGACCGGCGACGTCTTCGGCCGCGTGCAGAAACTGGCGCGGACGCAAAATATCACCAACGTGGCGGAAACCGATCAGGCGACGGCGGCGCTGTTCGCCGGCTCGGGGTTTCTGTCGCTGGCGGTGTATCCGCTGCGGGCGCGCGACCGCGTGCTCGGCAGCGTGGCCCTCTTTTCGACGCGGCCATTCCATTTCCATCAGCGGCGCGCCGCGGCCCTTAATGTCGCGACCAATCATCTCGCCACCCTGCTCGAGAGCGCGCGTAACGAGAAGGAAATTCTGCGCCTGAAAGACCGGCTGCGGCCGTCGGAGGAGGCCAAGCGCATTACGGAAGAGCTGTTCTTCCGGCGCGGCATCGGCAGCAATCTGGAACTGCGCGAAGCGGTAGAGTTCGAGCGCGTCCGCAAGTTCTTCGATGCGGATTGCATCAAGTTGGTGTTCAAAGACGCCGCCGGCGAGTTTCGCGTCAAGGCATCATCGGGCGGCGCCGAAACCGGTTTGCTGCTGGATCAACGCAAACTGCCGGGCTTGAATCGCGCGGTGTCGGAGCGCAAGCTGCTGCTGCTGACCTCGCCAAAATCCGCGCCGGCCGGACGCGGTTTCGACTCGATGCCGCGGCAGACGTTGTTCGTGCCGGTACCGTATCCCGACCGCGACGATCTGGTGTTTCTATTGGAAAGCGAAAATGCCTCTCTGGAGTTCTCCGAAGAAAAGCTGTCGGCGGTGCGGGTGGCCTCGGTCTATCTCGCCGATCTGCATTTCCTGTTCCTGGCCAAGCGCGAAGGCGAGCGGTTCCGCCTCTCGGTGGCGCAATTGGACGCTTGTCTGCGGCAGCTTCT
It encodes the following:
- a CDS encoding dockerin type I repeat-containing protein: SVDNTALGAGVYKDSVAISDGTATNSPQYLVVVFEIFSAFPVIDPVPDSIYAIGSESQNPYNRILTIENDGGGTLQWSLTKTKPWLSLSVDTGSTVQGSPSTVTLSFNRLVVDFGKQYDTIVIHSTNAINAPKRVPVTFWKMEVPQNMSVSTSALNFSSVECGTYPPTASKTFLITPLLGTPLLYWHLSYDAPWLSATPGSGSGQQTVTVKVNVTGLGPGVYMDTIYVSSDLALDPPKQVVVTFTVAATPATKVLQLSRDSLLYIFKYTQLGSANQKVYISNQLGGCVDWAATSTVPFLTPEPAAGTTVDSVMVRSDPIGLSLGRHTGSIVFTSNTASNSPLTLPVVVWIYTFGDANGDGIVNVSDCVYIVNYIFSGGPAPVPIFITGDVDCNRQITISDVVYLLNWIFIGGPEPCLY
- a CDS encoding response regulator — protein: MRVNIYGLVIVAVAAGLLFVVPKFRARLHGLAANGWTKIVLALWLLVLTGVLQFLLGWPAFVNLFVPELVYWLTVLSQLTIAAGAVMMIWGIGNIVSSMHQIETQKSDDEEWRALYLNLQDLSQQPFSFVEILNLAINQLLKRSESDGAAVLLYKENTEELILAAYSNLPPDITKRIERLAVTGDVFGRVQKLARTQNITNVAETDQATAALFAGSGFLSLAVYPLRARDRVLGSVALFSTRPFHFHQRRAAALNVATNHLATLLESARNEKEILRLKDRLRPSEEAKRITEELFFRRGIGSNLELREAVEFERVRKFFDADCIKLVFKDAAGEFRVKASSGGAETGLLLDQRKLPGLNRAVSERKLLLLTSPKSAPAGRGFDSMPRQTLFVPVPYPDRDDLVFLLESENASLEFSEEKLSAVRVASVYLADLHFLFLAKREGERFRLSVAQLDACLRQLLEAETPEQIAAAISDSASGLVPQATVRIVALASGGDEREPVVEQSGLRFGSEAGRARQSQLLTEWIGRLTVGEENERRLSRAELVAMVSGEGQMQLAKALAGLPETVTLWSLPMRTPEAALGAIVLLGLPDEPMAKESLELLRRLVDVGTLKLARRTRNAAPAATNPDPIVPTTTARRMAAPAPPPEPVGSNGTSLLDFVTWHRIDSNVDAAALAGENRAVPAAIEALVKTFFSERAGRRLFLSSFEDEHYRYFQLTVNEVEMRRFREQRVDVGDWQPAVVALDFPEAFRSLPAEYAVAPGEGNVETLVWRFVRADRKKDKGRRLNILGIDDQEVIRDLLTNIITRMGHRISTVAGGHEALRLFRQEHFDLVIAEAGLPDISGWSIAEQVKLLAPQTPVIILSGWDSLQRPERMASDAADFVLTKPFKMEQLDKMIGAACEMIAG